The window AAATAATaggttaataaaaataatatgtttagTTTCTCAAGAATTCCTCAAttacaaggattaaaaatatatgattattaaaggctgaaataaaaaaattagctaGATATAATTCatagattgaaaataatttatagattttgtataaaattgaaacaataatattttaacttttaaaattatatgctttattatatcaattatttttaaataaaatttattaaaaaatctgTATAAAAATGATGTTGTCAACACTCATCTTTATATTATATGCTTTTTAAAGTGATGaaactatttaaataatttggaaatagatttaataacttttttactttCATAAACATTGAAAtgcttttactttatttaaggGATGAAATAGTGCTAGTAAATTCGATAACATTAAAGGATAGAATAAGAGTAATTAATGTAAACTTATCCTACTtacctttttaattattgttgtgACTATTTGATTAGACCAAGTTTTAAACCCAAAAAACCATTGGCTTATTCGCATGGGTCTCTCTTCTTCTAGTTTCATCAGCTGCGCCCACAGTCCCAACACCAAACCCGGAAACCGGTCTTCGGTTTTTCCCCAAACCGCTTTTCATTCCCGAAAACCAGgagctttttttcttcttttgtttttttagcgTTCAAAAACCACTGCAAACAAAAGTGGACCCCCTTTTACTCCCCCAATATGTGGCGATCTGACaccatttctttttttcttccgttttttCATTTTCCATGGCAGATTCCTTAAATTTATGTGTCTGTCAATGCGCGTTTCGCACACTGAAAATGGAAAACACTCACTTTGGGCCGAGAGTTCCGTATGTCTTCATCTACTACTCGATTTTTAGTATCCCACTTTtccataatttttcatttttatatagttattattaatttaaatttataaaagtataaatataagaaaaataaattattattttggttcTTAAACATCTAAACAAAtgatgatttaataaaaaaaattgatttagtttttggatctataaaatgttataaattactcttttatataatataataataaattaattaataaattagttcTTATATGAtacaatttaatgaaaaaataatctcCTAAAACTTAACCGTAAAAGATAATTGTAACATTGTTAACCCATTGAGACTtgtgtttgataaaatataaaattatataaaaataaaaataataaaattttattttaagtagaaatttttaaagaaaattcaataaatatttaatgataaaaaataaatataaaataaaatttaaaagttaactcttaaaaaaatattatttttcataaaaatactgaaatttactaaaaagaaaattttcaaataaatataaatcagGAACACGTATGTGGTATGAACATGAATTTTACATGTGTGCCATTGATCGTCATAGTTAGAGTGTGGCATGTGCGGGTTGTTCCACCCGGTGACGTGAGCTGCATTCATAGGAAGTTAAACACACGCGCGTGAACTGAGAGTGGGCATCATCACCCCAACAGAAATGGAATCATTATACTTCGCTTCAAACTAGAAAGTGGTTCGAAGTTCCAACCCCCCTTAACGTGGAAAAAGCCTCAAAACCATTgtttcatgttaaaaaaaaaaaaaaaacaattctttCATAAGAAACCCACAACATGTTAGAAACCCAGCAGCGCCGGAACCCCCAACAACTATATttatctccctctttctcacacTTCCACAATTCCAATCACAATCTTCTCCAATTAACCTCCTCTCTCACTATTCCATCTTCTTAATTACTCATCACTCTTCTTAGAAACTAGTCTAACAATTAGGTTTTGAAGGGCACACAAATATATTCCAAGGTTGTGTGAAAATGCGAATGAGTTGTAACGGATGTCGTGTTTTGCGCAAAGGGTGTAGCGAAGATTGTAGCATAAGACCGTGTTTGCAATGGATCAAGAACCCGGAGTCGCAAGCTAATGCCACTGTGTTTCTTGCTAAGTTCTATGGCCGTGCTGGCCTCATGAACCTCATCAACGCTGGTCCTGAAAACCTTCGTCCTGGTTCGTgctattttgttcttttttttttattttctcggttgcatgtttaatttttttggagcaaaacttaaatataattctttGGGAATTTTTGGTGTTATTTTCTGAGAATTTGAGTTTTACTTTACTGATTTGCAaaacaaaacttttaatttaatttgtttaggtaaaataaaattcgattttaattgaaaaacgtACATGCAATTGTCTTATACTATAGTACtatctcttaaaaaatttaaaagagtaATAGCAAATTTTTTTAGCCAAGGCTAaaaattcactttttttaaaaaaattaatttggttttataatttaaaaaattatcttttaaaatgttaCTACGACGTAATATCTCATTAATATTGTCATGTTTTGATATAATAAACTGATACAACAGCCacatttattttaaccaaaataactTATGagattaaagtattttttaatttaagaaaaaaaactgaaattaaaaaagaagatatttttgccttttttttaaaaaaaaagtgctaAAGAAACAATATCTTGACACAAAATTAACTTGCATACAGTTTCTTGGACTATAGCATGATCTTTTAGAAAATTAGCAACTTTTTTGTACCGAATAAACgtttaattgattatgttttgggTATTTTATTTTGCAGCTATTTTTCGATCCTTGTTATACGAGGCATGCGGTCGAATTGTTAACCCAATTTACGGGTCAGTGGGTTTGTTATGGTCCGGGAGCTGGCAGCTCTGTCAAGCCGCTGTGGAAGCCGTTTTGAAAGGTGAGCCGATCACGCCGATAACATCCGAAGCCGCGGCTAATGGGCGGGCCCCACCTCTCAAGGCCTACGACATACGCCACGTGTCAAAAGACCAGAACTCGGCAAATGAAACTCCAAAGACCAAGACCCGGTCCCGGTTCAAGCGAACCAGCGGCACGCTTATTAAACCGAAGGCCAGCAAAGGAACCGGGTTCGTTCCGGTTGAGCCGGAGATGGCGAACCGGACTGCGAGTCATGAGTCGGGGCTGAGCCACTTGTCGGAAGCCACGGCGATGGTGGAGGGGGAAAGCAAAGAGAGCGAAAGCGTGGTGTCGATGGATACCTCAAACCTAATTCACGAAGAACCGGAGTGGGTTGCGAAGACGAGTGATGGAACCGGTGAGAGCGGCAACGAAATTGGTTTGGAATTAACGCTCGGGTTCGAACCGGTTTCACGTTTGCATCACGTGGTTCCGATGAAGAAGAGAAAGATAATTGAGTTGAAGAGTTGTGGTGACTCGGCTGAGAAAGACTCGTGTAAGATGGAGCTGGGGCTTGAGTACCCGGCTTGAATAATGGTTTGCTTGGTTTTGGCTTAACCGGCTTATTCTCTAGAAACTTGTAGGTGAGATGAGAAGTTTAGAAGCACTTGTTATTatgcttttattaatttttaaaacttttttcttcttttttggttAATCTTTGTGAATTCGATGTTGTACAAACATGGTTGATATCAAAGATACgtagagataaaaagaaattagagaATTACAAGTATTTGTTGCAAATGGAACGATTCAGGCCGAATTTGCATGAAGTTTTACTATTCAATATTTcgatagaaaaaattatataattattttctattatttatatgtattttaaatataaaaaataaaagaaactattAATTTTCGGTGTCTTAGCTTGTGATATTAATTCTTTATTGGGTTaggtaaaagaataaaatttggaaaagaaggaaaagaaaaaaagttttttttttcttaacctttCCTTTCATTAAGAGGAGAAAGGAGGCATGATTAATTCGAAGTTTGATAAGATAAATAAAGTTTGATCAAAGATTGAAATTAGATATTAtctaaataatttgattttaattttagtatattaattacttatgctcaattatttggctaaaaagaaaaatagatagaATTAAGATGAATTAGATAGAATTAAGATGAATTTtaagtagagtagaaaaaaatgaaaggaaaataagtaACAAGAAATTTTttgctaaattttaattttggatcaTCTTTGATCTTGATACGTGATTttcgtcttttttttttttttactttgatctTATTATAGAAAAGAGTAAATTACAATAACTTCATTAAGATTGGTCTTAATTACATTTGACACTATTACCTTTTTGTTACATTACAATTTAACCACTAGTTTGACGTTGTCAAtctatctttatttaatttaacaaaagaaaaaagaaatgattttgaaaatccaATTTTGCCCATTTAAGTTaaatgtttctttcttttttggttcttatttttttgtcgGAGTGAATGGTTTCGTCGACATATCCATTCTGGCTGCCACCAAGAATAACCCCAATGTTGTCGTTTCTACCATCTCTACCAAACCCAACAACGAAATCTCCCTCCCTGCAATGTTTCTAGAACCTTCTCCCATATCCATTTGAAACCTACAATCAAACTAGTGCTTCACATTTCTAGATCCTTCCTCCTACATCTATTTGAAACCTACAATCAAACAAGCACAACTCCTCAaaagttcaaaattcaattaactcctaataaaataaaacaaaaaagacaaaacaaaacaaaagcagACACAATCTCATCACCCGCTCACGTAGAACTTGAAAGTCGTCTATCCTTTCTTCGATAGCAAGGGTGTGTCATCACTGATCCCCAAGAGGTTAAACTATGTCGCCCACAAGAGCGTGATGTTCTCATTCTCATACTTTCTCGTCAAGTAATTGATTGCAAACATCATATGAAAGCTTCCACAAATGAAAGGAGTGTGAAGGGTTTGGCGATTTGAGTTATGGTGGCATTTTTAGGGGATTTGGGATTGGGGGGAGGCTCACACCCTTGCATTCTTTGTCATCCCAAAAATTGAAGGTGGTGGTTGTTGTGGCAGGAGGGGCTTGGAAAGATCCGAAGCTGGAGGGTCAAAAAGGAATGGTGATCGGAGAGGCAGAATTGGTGGAGGAAAGGGAAGAATAAGGGACAGAGTGAGTGTAGTGTAAAAGAAAGGGGATGAggctatttgaaaaaaatatcattcaaaGGCATGTGCCACTCACATGACCCTTCCAacttaacttttttcttttaatgataAATATCATGAAAGGGGTTTAGTGTAATGTACCCCCAAAAGTTAAGGGTTTTTTCCTGTAAGGATAAAAATGGCAGGGGTGGTGTAATTCAGAAAACCTCAAGGGGGCTATAGTAATTTActtagaaaatttataattttggtctaatatttaattttgtatatgtttatttcttttactttatatAGTTTACTACATACTATCCTTATTATAAGATCCAACTAAGAGTTATAAAGTTGActtgatgattaaaaaaaaaaatgaaagaggaaAAGGTCGTGAATTTAAATCTTTCTcactaataaaaactaacaaactaacaatttaaatatgtcaataaaaaattataggacTCAATTAACTAATTCGTCAAGATTAAGAAAGTATgttaattgtgtaaaaaaaagtatgttaatTTAGTTTAGAACATTAATTtgtcccaattttttttttcaaaattatcatgTGAACAAAACTAATGAACATTGATGGTTATGTTTCTCCCTTTATCATGACATTCTCAAACTAACTTTAACTAAGAACATTTTtgtgagaaaataattaatgcatgagacattttaaatttgatcttaTAAAAAGGATCAAGCCACACTTTTAATTTGGTTCTTATAATAAGGATCAGAggtagtaattaattaaattattttttggtggTACCTTAAGTTAATATGCTAGATCTAGGGTTTaattgaactaaaataaaataaatataaaattgatgattgaattaaatttgtaaattttctaAAGGAATTAAACGgggtaaaaattataatttagcaaaaaattatagattttctaaatttcaatttgggttcttctttaattttgtttatttcaattttggtgatcttattttttttaattttggttccttcattttaaaaaatccataattttggttaaattctcatttttgtacatgtttatttcttttatttatatattttattaattaaattattttttatgttatcttAATTTAACATGTTGGATCTAGGGTTCAATTGgatcaagataaaaaaatatacgtaaaattgagaattgaactttaattaaaatttgtataaaataagagGTCCAAaatcacagaaaaaaaaataagaggacTAAAATTGtgaataagaaattataaaagatcaaaattataatttagccaataatattttataatttagctaataattatttaacaggGAAATACCATAGCCACATAACCATACATATTAATTGACCAATCTACCATTATTTCATTGTTGGTGCCTTAGTTAGATCATTAGTTAcattaattgtaattaattagaaaCTTTCACCAAAATGGCTAGACAGAGGATTTAAACCTTGGTCAACCTTATAATCCTtacatccaaaaagaaagatgtCCAATGAGATCACTCCATTGGCTCAACTTCTAGGCCAAGGATCATATAAACCAAAAGGGACAtttaaagcttttttttttatataaaaaaaacaaattaaatgtcATTTGGTGTCCAACACACACTTAAGCCTTCTGAACCCTAAAACCTTTCATTTCTCACACTTAACCTCATTTTTTCCCTCCTCACTTCCTCACATTCACTTAAGAGCCTTCATTCTTTTGCATTTCTTTTGCTTTGGAGACACCAATGTCTAAGACTTTCATACCTCTTCACAATATCTCTTTAAGAAGCTTGTTTCTCCTTCACCATTTTTAAGTATGTGTgtgtttcttttcttgttttggtttgCACCCCACCTATTCTCCATCTCAGTCTCATTCTCTTGTGTTCACATGTTCAAGAAGCCTCTATTGGTGTGGTTTGTGCTAGAAGTTTTCTACTGAGGCTTTTATCTCTagagattcaaaaaaatctCCAAAGGTAAGGGAATCATTGCCTTTTTTTAACACAAATCTTCAACATTTGTGTTCTTAACTTATAATTTGTGTAATATTTAGGtaatcatgttaaaaatatcTTCTTACCCAGTTTTATGTGTGAAAATGTAGTCTTCGATGTTTATATTCTTTTTGGTATGAAAATCTTTGGTCTTTGTCATTTAAATAcattatttatacaaaataatgttttttacaaatataattgGTTGCAcatttagtttaatttcacAGTTAAAGGATATTATTTCGTGCCTATATCACTAGGTTATGTTATGTTGTGATTTAGAGCCCAAAAGCTTAAGACTTTAACATTTTCATAAGCTACGAAATTTAAAAATGGAACATTGGACATAAGTCATCATCCATTTTGAGCTATTGAACAATAAAGAAGATGGACCTAAGTTGTTGGACTAAGTGCTAACCTTGACATAAAACTTAATCAAACATTCAAGATATTAAGCTTTAGGCTTAATTACTAATTTGgtttctaaattatttaaaataactcaATTTGGTCCATAAATTTTTGAGCGCTCCAATCATgtcttctaattttaaaaataccccAATCAAGTCTTTTTTATCCAATTAAATTGACATTGTTAGGATGTAAATGTGATATTTTTCCTTTACAAATAAAGGCAATTAAAAACTCACAATacatttacttcttttttttttgtctctctcttcaacgagtattttttttcctttatatctctctctctttacaaTTTTaccccttttgttttttttatctccatCATTTTGTATCCTTGTTTTCCTCTATCACTTCTTTACAAATCCTATGACCTCCACTTCCTTGAACCAATTCCCTTCAACATCGTCGTTGTCCGCACTGTGATCAAGTGCTTGAAAGGCCTTCCTCTCTGCCTAGAATCCCTTCCACACCACCTTTGAACTCTTAAAATGCGAAGATGTGGGGTCACAGAGCAAGTCGCTTTGATCTTTGCTGTAATGTCCCTAATTGCTAACTTCTTGGAGACTTTCATACTACGACACTTCACTCAACATCCTTCTTGGTTAAAATCCTCCACTAGTCAAAATCCTCCATAGGTAGTCTTTTCTGAGACCTTGACAACCAACTCTGACATCGCTTGACTTCTTTCAGGATCATTGATTGTCCCCATAGACCAACACAAAAATTTTCAGCGTGCTTTCTTCTCACTCACACACTTTTTGAGAAACTTCCCAAACGGTTACCTATCACATAACTACTCCAAGTCAAGCGCGTTTAACTATGAAGTTCTTAAGTAATAGGCTATCGAAAAGTATatgcatcttgttggtatagataatactaattaattactttatgTCATCACCAACTGTATAGTCCCGTACTTGCACAAGCTCTGAATCCCTCTCGTTCCAGTGTGATTTGTTCGAGGTGTTACATGCTCACCAGTTTTCGCTTAGTTCATCCTTGAACCACATCATACTAGAAAAGAggtttgctctgataccatttgTAACACCCTTAATTTTACgacttcagttaaaaaaaaaaaaaaatcgtaacATGTGTTATGACTTCTAACTTAGAAGTCGTAACACCGGTTACGACTTATTCCcttttgagtaattttttaaagctTACCCCCAATTGAAAAATAACGGAAAAATATACtcgttttgataaaaaaaaaaaaagccttcaAAGGCCCTCTATTTTCTTTACTGATtcagaataaatttttaatgtgcATATCCTAATCCTTGCCATCATAAACTTGAGCTATTTCTacactttgaaaaataaaaaccacaagGATGCCGAGAAATTTTATTACAACATCCTTAACATAGAACCCCTGAAGTCTAGAGCATGAAGGAGCATGTCTCATGGATCTAAAGGCTTCAAGCAAACTTGAACACCATATTTGGGCTTAATTGTGAGGACAACCACTGGTGCATGCCTATAATTCTCCGAAATGGTGAAGCTAAACCTTGAGATCAACATGGCTAATATAATCTTAGCTTCCATAATAGCAAATGTTTGGCCAACACAATTTCTAGGGCCAGAAGCAAATGGTATGAAACGGCCAGGCATGAATGACCTTGAAGCAAACCTCTCAGGGTTGAACTCATTTGCATCTTTGCCCCATAGTTCTTCACTATGATGAATGGCTAGCACTGGAATCCAAATTGATAAGCCTTTGGGAATGTGAAGGTCACCCAACTCAATGTCTTTGAAAGCCATTCTAGGAAGCAAAGTTGCAGGAGGATAGAGCCTCATTGACTCGTTAATTACCATGTGTAGCTGCAACATCAAATAACACTTAGGTTAGTTTTGTTATtagaataacattttttttcacataCAATTTCTTTTAGAGTTTAATTAGAATGTATTGAGatataatgtaaatatttattatcctATCACTCATTTATAGATTATCATATATagtaaaattgttaatttttgtaataattgtttaaaaaatatatttaaaataatttttaattaattgatagtataatttatttaaaaccaacAATATTTCTTTTACACTGAtccttatatttattatattaataatttcttaccttcatttattaaatgaattatatataatttaaaaatatatgcactatcaatgtaattttttttacactatcaaatgatcataaattatcatttgtatgactttaaaagtaattattgtaaaagtcaataaatttattatacaagtCTTTTTGGTATAATAgagaaatggaaataaaaagtgaaggaaaataaatgagaaataaaatacaaattaaaggtgtttggttgaagagaaataaagaagaaatcaataagaaaagagacaaataaatgaataaaaataggtGAGAAATAGTATAGTAGGTcccactattttaaaaaataattttatcttctttcttaTAGACCAAACAACACATTAATTTCATCTTCTCTTTCCCTCCTATTTCTCTCCTACCAAACAAGGCTACATgatttgtaaatatattttacattattaatgtataacttattttcttatataatgtataaattaataaatttatcatatgataatttgtgataaataataataatgtaaaaattcttTACAATATTAATGCATTTAttgtttacttatttattaaactatttttaaatcaattatgtTTACTCTGTTTTTGTATAGAGTCGATCATGTCCTAGTTAAACTATATTATTTCTAGGTTGTTTTTCTAAAATTCGAGAAGCAACTAAATGCTCTAGATCTTTAAATTTGATTGTGCTTTAGCCAATATCAGATTACGTGAAAGGAAAGGGGCAAAGCCACAAACCAGAAATTGAAACCCACTCGGGAAAactcaattaattttcaaactagtagtataaatatcttttacaatatataattggattttttaatttctataataattattttaaaaaatatatgtaagataaattttaaatagttgaatataataatattatatcaaaaacaaaatctttATATAAGATATAACTTAAgattgtaaaagaaaaataaaaaatatagtaatttGATACTTTCTCTCAAATTCATATACAAGCAAAAGAATTACTTTATATCTTGGACATATATgcaaatttaactaattttactcCTAATGTAAAATATCCT of the Glycine max cultivar Williams 82 chromosome 13, Glycine_max_v4.0, whole genome shotgun sequence genome contains:
- the LOC100814175 gene encoding LOB domain-containing protein 41 — encoded protein: MRMSCNGCRVLRKGCSEDCSIRPCLQWIKNPESQANATVFLAKFYGRAGLMNLINAGPENLRPAIFRSLLYEACGRIVNPIYGSVGLLWSGSWQLCQAAVEAVLKGEPITPITSEAAANGRAPPLKAYDIRHVSKDQNSANETPKTKTRSRFKRTSGTLIKPKASKGTGFVPVEPEMANRTASHESGLSHLSEATAMVEGESKESESVVSMDTSNLIHEEPEWVAKTSDGTGESGNEIGLELTLGFEPVSRLHHVVPMKKRKIIELKSCGDSAEKDSCKMELGLEYPA